The following coding sequences are from one Perognathus longimembris pacificus isolate PPM17 chromosome 13, ASM2315922v1, whole genome shotgun sequence window:
- the LOC125362625 gene encoding testis-specific protein 10-interacting protein: MQNSHQQLARATSGRPRQDLLSQAPEKTKELIKFLSSLSPQDRRGSGDVMLSYNGMKRSQSTGQTAKKDRRPRGRNKKGQGSSKGLFPSPARKPSFPFQWAWESYIADGLALLQQSSSEATSHQCRWPLSSGVSKLRSRHKSTINLPEALDFCQKMEAQAPERRRRQATWGEGPRPPDKAENKADSRSESEEDEEASEPESSGAEEAEEVPSPKERPQLHRRDAILDEEQFSDTSEEAEVEAPNTSHKKKGSSKRKEQNAGEALEEGDLQGQSHQRSTNSSSLRGLPKGKLRPKDLERSWDLEKLHKQLQQELDNGSQKPTWKALQAALRASNRNAKAHSLGDDETLLSANLPNRTFHKRQEATRSLLQAWERQQQEERQQAEVRRAREQRVQHQVARCLAAYAPQRSRGAGAAQHKLEELRRQERQRFAEYQAELQSMRHRVQARPFLFQQAMQANARLTVTRRFSQVLSALGVDEEQLLAEAEKGHKEGTSRKSRSHRSTGVRMKPSSQSSPRTEPIDA, encoded by the exons ATGCAAAACTCCCATCAACAGTTAGCCAGAGCCACTTCCGGGAGACCGAGGCAGGATCTGCTGTCCCAGGCTCCAGAGAAAACCAAAGAGCTCATCAAGTTTCTGTCCAGCCTCTCCC CCCAGGATAGACGAGGCAGTGGTGATGTCATGTTGAGTTATAATGGAATGAAGAGATCTCAGAGTACAGGGCAGACTGCAAAGAAGGACCGTCGACCCCGGGGGAGGAACAAGAAAGGTCAAGGCTCCTCTAAGGG GCTCTTCCCTTCTCCTGCTCGGAAGCCCTCGTTCCCCTTCCAGTGGGCCTGGGAGAGCTACATCGCTGATGGCCTGGCTCTGCTCCAGCAGAGCTCCTCTGAGGCCACGAGCCACCAATGCCGGTGGCCCTTGTCCTCGGGTGTCTCCAAGCTCAGGTCCAGGCACAAGTCTACAATTAATCTCCCAGAGGCCCTTGACTTCTGCCAGAAGATGGAGGCTCAAGCGCCAGAGAGGAGGCGGCGACAGGCGACATGGGGAGAAGGCCCCCGGCCTCCTGACAAAGCTGAGAACAAGGCTGACTCACGATCGGAATccgaggaggatgaggaggcctCAGAGCCGGAAAGCTCTGGGGCGGAGGAGGCTGAAGAGGTCCCGAGCCCTAAGGAACGGCCCCAGCTCCACAGGAGAGACGCCATCTTGGATGAGGAACAGTTCTCAGATACATCAGAAGAGGCTGAAGTGGAGGCGCCTAACACCTCCCACAAGAAGAAGGGAAGCTCCAAGAGGAAGGAGCAGAACGCAGGAGAGGCCTTGGAAGAAGGGGACCTACAAGGCCAGAGCCACCAGAGGAGCACCAACTCCAGCAGCCTCCGCGGGCTGCCGAAGGGAAAGTTAAGGCCTAAGGACTTGGAGAGATCCTGGGACCTGGAGAAGCTACACAAACAGTTACAGCAAGAGCTGGACAACG GCTCCCAGAAGCCCACCTGGAAGGCACTGCAGGCTGCTCTCCGGGCCTCCAATAGGAATGCAAAGGCCCACAGCTTGGGAGACGATGAGACGCTCCTGTCTGCCAACCTCCCTAATCGCACCTTCCACAAACGACAGGAAGCCACCAG AAGCCTGTTGCAGGCCTGGGAgcggcagcagcaggaggagcgGCAGCAGGCCGAGGTGCGGAGAGCCAGGGAGCAGCGCGTTCAGCACCAGGTGGCCCGCTGCCTGGCGGCCTATGCACCCCAAAGGAGTAGAGGGGCCGGGGCTGCCCAGCACAAGCTGGAGGAGCTGAG GCGCCAGGAGCGACAGCGCTTTGCTGAGTACCAGGCTGAGCTGCAGAGCATGCGGCACCGGGTGCAGGCCCGACCCTTCCTCTTCCAGCAGGCCATGCAG gCCAATGCTCGGCTCACTGTCACCCGGCGCTTCTCCCAGGTGCTGTCAGCCCTGGGTGTAGATGAGGAGCAGCTGCTGGCTGAGGCAGAAAAGGGGCACAAAGAGGGCACCTCCCGGAAGTCCAG GAGCCATCGGTCAACGGGGGTAAGAATGAAGCCCTCTTCTCAGAGCTCCCCAAGGACAGAACCCATCGATG CCTAA